In Pasteurella dagmatis, the sequence TTTGCCATCATTTGTTTTACATTATTACCCAAGTTTGCATCACTTACTGCTGCTGGCAAACGAATGATAATATCACGTACGCTACCAGAGTTTTGAACGATAGCACTTTGAATACCGTTATTTTCTAGGGTTGAACGAACCTTATCTAATTCTGCTGGTTGTGAAAAGCTCATATCAATCACCGTACCGCCAGTGAAGTCTAATCCCCAGTTAAAACCTTTGCTATACACAAAGAAAAGCGACAACAATATAGCGAATACAGAAACAGCATAACCCCAAACGCGGCCTTTCATAAATCGAATTAGGCGATATGGCAGTTTTACTTCAACATTTTCATTTGTCGCCGATTCATTTTTCTTTTCAAATAAACTCACAATACCCTCACTAAATCGATAGTTTGTTGATTCGCTTACCACCGTATAAGAAGTTCACGATAGCACGAGTACCGACAATTGCAGTAAACATAGAAATTGCAACCCCTAGTGCGAGGGTAATTGCAAAACCTTTAACAGGACCTGCACCAACAGCATAAAGAATAATTGCCGTGAGGATGGTGGTTAAGTTTGCATCAAAGATACTGGTGAATGCACCAGAATATCCTTCGTTAATCGCTTGTTGTACAGGACGACCATTGCGAATTTCTTCTTTTATCCGCTCAAATATCAGTACGTTAGCGTCAATGGACATCCCGACTGAAAGTACGATACCGGCAATACCTGGCATTGAAAGTGTTGCACCTGGTAAAAGTGACATTAAGCCAACAACTAAGATAATATTTGCGATTAGTGCCACATTTGCAATCATACCGAATTTGCGATAGTAGAATGCCACGAAAATGACTACTGCAACTAATCCCCAAAAACTTGCTTCAAGACCTTGTCGCACATTTTCCGCACCAAGAGAAGGACCGATCGTACGTTCTTCTACAATTTGGATTGGAGCAATCAATGCTCCAGAGCGTAATAATACTGCAAGGTTTAGTGCTTCAGCAGGGCTATCAATACCCGTGATTTGGAATTGACTACCAAAACGACCTTGAATTGTTGCGACGTTGATGACTTCTTCGTGTTTTTCTAAGATTGATTTCCCATTTTCGTCTTTTTTACCGCTGTCTTTATATTCTACATATAAAGTTGCCATTGGTTTTTTCAGATTTAAACGGGTGGTTTGTGACATAATCTCGCCGCCTTCACTGTCCAAGGTAACACTGACTTGTGGACGTGAGGTTTGTTGGTCAAGACCTGAACTTGCATTGGTAATATGTTCACCACCTAATACTGCTCGTTTGTAAAGCACAATTGGGCGACCGCTGCGATCAAGTTTCACTTCTGAATCTGCGGGGATAAATCCGCGAGAAGCGGAATCCAAGTTTACATTCTCATTCACTAGGCGAAACTCTAAAGTTGCTGTTGCACCAAGGATTTCTTTTGCACGTGCAGTGTCTTGCACACCGGGTAATTCAACAACAATACGCTCTGCACCTTGACGTTGAATAACAGCTTCAGAAACACCTAATTCAGATACACGTTTACGCAAAATTGTTAAGTTTTGCTCAATTGCACTTTCACGAGCTTCATTTAATGCATTGTCTGATAAAGTAAGTAAAAGCGTATTATTAGATAAAGTTGTGATATTCAAATCGTGATGTTGTTTGCGTAAGAAACGTTGTGCATCATCAAGTTGTTCTGGTTTAAGTAACGTGATTTGTGTACTGAAACCTTCAGCAGCTTTAATGGAAGTATATTGATATTTTTCTTTACGTAATTGAGTGCGTAGTGTGTCTTGTAACTGCTCTTGACGTTTGTTTAAGGCAGAGTTCATATCTATTTCCATTAGGAAACGGACACCACCACGTAAGTCTAAGCCCCATTTCATTGGATAAGCACCAATTGATGTCAGCCATTTGGGTGTCGCTGGAGCAAGGTTAAGTGCAACAGAATAACCATTTCCTAAATTTTCTGATAGTTTATCCTTTGCAAGGAGCTGATCGTCTGTGTTATTAAAACGGGCTAAGATTGAACCGTTTTCTAAAATAATAGACTTAGTTTCTAATTGATTTTGTTTCAACAAGGTTTGCACATTGCTAAAAACTTCCGCATTGGCTTCTTGGCCACGGGTTCCTGAGATTTGAACGGCTGGATCTTCACCGTAGAGATTTGGAAGTGAATATAAAACACCAACGATGATGGTGAGAATCACCAAAATATTCTTCCAAAGAGGGTAACGGTTTAGCATAGTTTTCCCTTTAGGTATATGGTTTGTTGACAATCCAAAAAATAGTTGCGTTGCTCTTCTAAACAGTTGAACAACGCAAAATTTGAGAGGTCCGAAGACAACTAAATATACTATTTGGTATGTTTCATTTGTTGATATAATCCATCATCCATAAGTAATGGAATTGTCATAGACCTTAAAAATTAAGATTTTAATGAGCCTTTTGGTAAAATCGCAACAACATAGTTACGGTTAATAGTAACTTCTGTTGAATCATTCAATGCGATAACGATGCTATCGTCTGTCACTTTTGTGATGCGACCAATTAAACCACCAGCAGTCAATACTTCAGTGCCTTTTGCTAATTCAGACATTAATTTTTTGTGTTCTTTATTACGTTTTGCTTGTGGACGATAAATCATAAAATAAAAGATCAATCCAAATAAGACGAAAATAAACAACATTGACATTGGGCTACCTTGTTGAGCTTCCATTTGCTATTTCCCTTTTTAAGTGTAGTAAGAGTTAAAATACGACGGCTTGTTGACTATCTATTTTCGGTAGGTAACTTTGAAAAAAGAAACCGCACTTAACAATCAACAAGCCTTGAAACTTGACGAAAAAATCGCTTGCTAAAAATACCATAAAATCCAATGAAGTGAAAGAAATTGGGACTATTTTTACTTGTATAAGTGCGGTTAATTTCTGTTTTATATTAAAATATCGACTTAGTATGATGACAGATTAGAATATCTTTTATCATCTCTCGATTAGCGCGATAATAGTGCTGACCATTTTGTTATTTCAAATAAAAAGGAATTATTATGCACGAGATGTCACTTTGCCAAAATATGATGCAAATTCTTGAAAAAGAATGTACTAAAAATAAGGTAAAACAAGTAACGGATTTATGGCTAGAATTAGGTGTATTATCTTGCGTTGAAAAATCCTCATTAGCATTTTGTTTTGAAATTATGTGTCGTGGGACAATGGCTGAAAATTGCCGTTTACACTTTATTGATGTGCCTGCAAGTGCATGGTGTTGGCAATGTCAGAAAATGGTCGAAGTAGAGATTGGGCAAGCAGCTTGCCCAACTTGTGGAAGTACACATTTACAAGTACAACAAGGAAATGAGTTACGTATCAAAGAGATTGCTGTGAAATAGCAGACATATTGAATACATCTGTTGCAATACGTTGTATAAATTGCATATCGTGAGATGCTATAATCATTGGTAAATCCAATTTTAATAACACGTCGATCAAACGATCCACATTTTTAGGATCTAAGCCGTTTGTTGGTTCATCTAACAATAGTACTTGTGGTTTCATTGCTAATACGCCGGCAAGTGCGGTGAAATTTTTCTCACCTCCAGATAGCAGGTTTACAGAACGTTCTGCTAAACGTGTAATACCTAATTGTTCCAGTTGTTGTTGTGCAATAGCGTAGGCTTCTTTCTTGCTAATGCCTTGATTTAATGGCCCAAATGCTACATCGTCTAAAACGGTTGGACCGAAAAGTTGATCATCTGGATTTTGAAAAAGTAAGCCAATTTTTCCACGTTTTTGAGCAAATTGTTTTTCACTTTTACATTCATCACCGAGCAAATAAATTTTCCCTTCAAAAGGTACAAATCCCATTAAGCTGTGAAGTAACGTCGTTTTGCCACAGCCAATCGAACCACATAAACATAAACGTTGTTGTGAATTAAGCGTTAAGTTGATGTCGCTCAGTAAGGTTTTTCCTTGGCGAGTAATAGTTAAATTTTCCGTTCTAATCATTGTATTTTCGGTTAAATTGTTCATATGAAAAACCACGTGCACGCAGTGCTTTATCTACATTTTTTGCTTTATGTAAGGCGTGAATTAATAATAAGGTGATACGTTGTGAGATCACATAAATTGTGCGTTTATTGCAACCTGCCTGAAAGCCACGAGCTTGCATTGCTTTTTCTAAAGAGCGGTGAGTTTCTGCGAAAATTTTAATATAACGTAACGTAAGAATCGCTAAGTGAGTAAATTTTGCTGGAATCCAACGATGTTGTAAAACTTGGATAAGTTGTAGTTCAGAGAAATTTTGTAGTGAGATTCGAACCATCAACGTAATTAAATTCATTTTAGCGATGATTAATAATGCTAAATACTCACCTTCTGCTGAATATTGCCAACCATTTTGCCATTTAAATCGCATTGTTAACCAAAGTAGTACACTAAATATATTAATAAATAAAAGAAATTTGGTTGCTAAACGTAATTCATTGGCTTGATATTTCTGATATAGAAAGACGACAAGAAATGGCACAAAAAGTGTCAATGCGATTGTTAAGTTGTGAATCCCACTAAATGCGAATGCTAGCAATAGTGTTAAGTAAAATCGTTGCTGTATGGTGAGCATTATTTTTTATTAGGAACTAAGTTGAGCATTTCGGGTTGCATTTTTTGTAGCAATAAAATAACGCCACAACTGATCAGTGCATCAACGACCATTACTGGTAAATGACTGATAAATAATAAGTAAATGACTTCGAGATATTGTTTGCCACCGTCTGCGTAAAGAATGGTTGCCGTAATCAATAATGCACCAATAATTCCGATTAAAGCCGATGAAATTCCAGCAAAAATCAGTTTATATTTTGATGCGGTTGGGGAAATGAAATGGCGCAATATGTAATGTGCAAGTAATGCTGCACCAGACATACTGCATAAATTTGCCCCAAGTACAGCAAAGCCACCGAATGAGAAAAAAAGCACTTGTAGCAATAATGCAATCAGAAAGGCAGGGAATACAGTCCAACCTAAAAATAACCCGGCCATTCCATTTAAAATCAGATGGACACTTCCTACACCAATAGGAATATGAATAGTACTTGCCACAAAAAAAGCTGCTGCAAATAGTGCACTCAGAGGTAACTTATCGTCTTGTAAACGACGTAATCCTATCCAAACTGCACCTAATGCTACTACATTTGTGACAAGTAATGTTGGTAAATGAAGGATCCCTTCAGAGAGATGCATACGTTTTCCTATTGTTTACGTTGACGAAACCATAAGGTAATGCCAACCAAGCCCAAAATATATCCAATACCGCCAAGGATATCACGCCAATAGATCTTTTGTTCTAATTGAGCAATATCTTTTCTTAATTGAACAAATTCATCATTCGATTGCATGGTTTGTGCATTATTACTAGGAATATGTGGCACATTTAAAGTCGCTTTATGTCCTTCTACACCTTCTACCACTAAAACATATTGCTTCTCATCAGGGACTAAGAGAGAAATACGTCCTTGTTTATCACTCATTCCTTCTAGGATTGGGTTTTCCAAATCATTAGGATTAAATATCCCAATGTAATGTTCAGCGGCGGGGGTCATATCAGAGTAATAAGTCTCCCCGCGTATTTGAGAGCCTTGCTGTTGTGCGACAACATACAACGCGTGCGCGAATAAAGTGTGGGGGAAAAATAATAGCAACAGCAAGTACGCTCTCATATTATTTTGCCTCGAAAGTTAGCATATATTCAACGCTGACCTCGTCATAATCTAGGCTGCCTTTTGCGCTTTCCCCAAACTCAGCCCAAACTTTGTTCATTCCTGCAGTTGGAGTATAGTGTGCGATACCCTTGTCATTGGTTTTTACTGATGGTAAATCTTCACCTAAACCTACTGGAATGCCTGCAGCAGGTTTACCGTTCACTAAAGCTAAAATTTCTAATGGTTTACCAACTTCAGGTTTAGCTTGAGGTACTAATTCATACGTTTGACCCTGAGCTTTAAATAAGTTTGCATCTTGTTTTAGGACAGCTTTACCTCCTTTTCTTGCAGCAACACAGCTTGTCGCATCTGGAGTTTGACGTTTAGTTTGTTCTACCCATTTACCATTTTGTTTTTTACACCAAATACCATTATCAAAGCTAAGTAAAACAAGTGAAGTATTTGTAGCAGGCATTAAATAAGCTTCACCACCTTTGAAAGTTGCTTTTAATGGCTCTTGTTGTGCATCTTCCAAAACTGCAACGGTTTTAGTTAATTTGTGCTCTGGATAAGTTTCAGTTGCTTCGTGACCAAATTTCACTACATATTCACCTGGTTGATTTGCATTTTCTAACCAGATGTTATGTGCCATCGTTGGTGCTGCAATAGCAAAAAGTGCGGTTGTTAAAAGTAATTTTTTCATTATAATCTCCTTGTATTTGATGAGCTTAGTTGAGCCGTAATACTAAAGTATGAAGTTACTTCAGGATCAAGTGTTATTACCTAAAATATGAGGTAAATCAGTATGAAAATAGGTCAGTTGGCAAAAGCGGTAGGCTGTACGGTAGAAACTGTGCGTTTTTATGAACAACAAGGTTTACTTCCACCAGTTGAAAGGACAACGAATAATTTTCGTTGTTATGGAACTGAACATCTCGAACGTTTAAGTTTTATTCGATATTGCCGCTCGTTAGATATTTCTTTAGATGAAATCAAACAATTACTCAACTTAGATCAAAATTCACCCTATCAACGTCAAGAAGTTATCAAATTACTCAATCATCATATTAAAGATATTACAAAGCGTATTCATGAACTAGATCATTTGCGTATGCGCTTAATTGAATTACGTGGCGAATGTACTCAACAATTACCTGATGAAGAAAATTTATTGGAAAGTTTATTGAAACATCAAGGAATGAAAATCACAGCGTTGCGCTAACTTTTTGTAATATCTTTTTTATTTATTATTGAGACCAAGAAAGTCACTGACTTCGTGTTCTAACTCACTCATGGCAAGTAGCGCATCGAGCGTTTTTTGTGCTTCTTCCTCATCAAGAATACTCATTGCAAATCCTACATGGACTAGAACCCATTTATTCATTAGCAGATTAGCATCACTTTGAGTAATCAATGAAATATTGACTTCACGTTGTACACCGCATACATCGACCATTGCCATACTGCGATTTTCATTAATTTTGACAATTTTCCCTGGAACGCCTAAACACATAATATTGCCTAATTTGGTTGAGATAAGATACAACTCACTGTAACAGAAAACAAAATAGCTGTAAAAAGTACCGCACTTGAGTTTGATTTATATCATTCAAATGCGGTACTCATTCATTTAATTATTGTTCAGAAAACTTAAGCAACGAGCGCTTCTGATTTTAAGTGATTTTTGAGTTTAGTGTACTCTTCAACCACATAACGTTCAGCCCACGCTTGATCCTCAATTTTCTCAATGCGAACAGCACTATATTTATATTCCGGTGTACGTGAACCTGGGTTTAAATGTTCTGCGGTTAAGGCATTACATTTTCCGATCCACCATTGATAAGTCATATAGCAAGCGCCTTTGTTCGTTCTTGTACTGACATCGGCTCGAGAAATTACTTTACCGCGAGAGTTGAGAATCCACACTAAATCACCGTGCTTAATGTCCAATTCTTTTGCATCAAGGTTGTTCATTTGCACAAATCCTGGCTCATCTGCTAAAGCAGCAAGTGATTTACAGTTACCCGTCATTGAACGGCAAGAGTAGTGACCTACTTCACGCACAGTTGACAGAACCAATGGATATTCTTCTGATACATCTTCCATTGGTGGTAGCCAGTCGCAAGCAAAGAATTCAGCTTTGCCACCTGCGCGGTCAAATATCTGACCTTTATATAAATATTGTGTACCTTGATCTTCAGGACCTTCGTCATAGCAAGGCCATTGGATATAACCCAAGCCTTCCATTTTTTCGTAAGTTGCGCCTTTGTAAATTGGGCAAAGTGAACGTAACTCGTCCCAAATTTCTTTGGTATTGTTGTAGTGCATTGGGTAGCCCATTGCCGTTGCGATTTCACTGATAATCTGCCAGTCATCTTTCACATCACCTACAGGTTCAACGGCTTTATAGAAACGTTGGAATCCTCGGTCTGCAGCAGAG encodes:
- the secD gene encoding protein translocase subunit SecD produces the protein MLNRYPLWKNILVILTIIVGVLYSLPNLYGEDPAVQISGTRGQEANAEVFSNVQTLLKQNQLETKSIILENGSILARFNNTDDQLLAKDKLSENLGNGYSVALNLAPATPKWLTSIGAYPMKWGLDLRGGVRFLMEIDMNSALNKRQEQLQDTLRTQLRKEKYQYTSIKAAEGFSTQITLLKPEQLDDAQRFLRKQHHDLNITTLSNNTLLLTLSDNALNEARESAIEQNLTILRKRVSELGVSEAVIQRQGAERIVVELPGVQDTARAKEILGATATLEFRLVNENVNLDSASRGFIPADSEVKLDRSGRPIVLYKRAVLGGEHITNASSGLDQQTSRPQVSVTLDSEGGEIMSQTTRLNLKKPMATLYVEYKDSGKKDENGKSILEKHEEVINVATIQGRFGSQFQITGIDSPAEALNLAVLLRSGALIAPIQIVEERTIGPSLGAENVRQGLEASFWGLVAVVIFVAFYYRKFGMIANVALIANIILVVGLMSLLPGATLSMPGIAGIVLSVGMSIDANVLIFERIKEEIRNGRPVQQAINEGYSGAFTSIFDANLTTILTAIILYAVGAGPVKGFAITLALGVAISMFTAIVGTRAIVNFLYGGKRINKLSI
- the yajC gene encoding preprotein translocase subunit YajC, encoding MEAQQGSPMSMLFIFVLFGLIFYFMIYRPQAKRNKEHKKLMSELAKGTEVLTAGGLIGRITKVTDDSIVIALNDSTEVTINRNYVVAILPKGSLKS
- a CDS encoding MerR family transcriptional regulator codes for the protein MKIGQLAKAVGCTVETVRFYEQQGLLPPVERTTNNFRCYGTEHLERLSFIRYCRSLDISLDEIKQLLNLDQNSPYQRQEVIKLLNHHIKDITKRIHELDHLRMRLIELRGECTQQLPDEENLLESLLKHQGMKITALR
- the cbiM gene encoding cobalt transporter CbiM, with the translated sequence MHLSEGILHLPTLLVTNVVALGAVWIGLRRLQDDKLPLSALFAAAFFVASTIHIPIGVGSVHLILNGMAGLFLGWTVFPAFLIALLLQVLFFSFGGFAVLGANLCSMSGAALLAHYILRHFISPTASKYKLIFAGISSALIGIIGALLITATILYADGGKQYLEVIYLLFISHLPVMVVDALISCGVILLLQKMQPEMLNLVPNKK
- a CDS encoding energy-coupling factor transporter transmembrane component T family protein, producing the protein MLTIQQRFYLTLLLAFAFSGIHNLTIALTLFVPFLVVFLYQKYQANELRLATKFLLFINIFSVLLWLTMRFKWQNGWQYSAEGEYLALLIIAKMNLITLMVRISLQNFSELQLIQVLQHRWIPAKFTHLAILTLRYIKIFAETHRSLEKAMQARGFQAGCNKRTIYVISQRITLLLIHALHKAKNVDKALRARGFSYEQFNRKYND
- a CDS encoding energy-coupling factor ABC transporter ATP-binding protein, producing the protein MIRTENLTITRQGKTLLSDINLTLNSQQRLCLCGSIGCGKTTLLHSLMGFVPFEGKIYLLGDECKSEKQFAQKRGKIGLLFQNPDDQLFGPTVLDDVAFGPLNQGISKKEAYAIAQQQLEQLGITRLAERSVNLLSGGEKNFTALAGVLAMKPQVLLLDEPTNGLDPKNVDRLIDVLLKLDLPMIIASHDMQFIQRIATDVFNMSAISQQSL
- the hybG gene encoding hydrogenase maturation factor HybG; the protein is MCLGVPGKIVKINENRSMAMVDVCGVQREVNISLITQSDANLLMNKWVLVHVGFAMSILDEEEAQKTLDALLAMSELEHEVSDFLGLNNK
- a CDS encoding DUF4198 domain-containing protein, with protein sequence MKKLLLTTALFAIAAPTMAHNIWLENANQPGEYVVKFGHEATETYPEHKLTKTVAVLEDAQQEPLKATFKGGEAYLMPATNTSLVLLSFDNGIWCKKQNGKWVEQTKRQTPDATSCVAARKGGKAVLKQDANLFKAQGQTYELVPQAKPEVGKPLEILALVNGKPAAGIPVGLGEDLPSVKTNDKGIAHYTPTAGMNKVWAEFGESAKGSLDYDEVSVEYMLTFEAK
- the hypA gene encoding hydrogenase maturation nickel metallochaperone HypA, which encodes MHEMSLCQNMMQILEKECTKNKVKQVTDLWLELGVLSCVEKSSLAFCFEIMCRGTMAENCRLHFIDVPASAWCWQCQKMVEVEIGQAACPTCGSTHLQVQQGNELRIKEIAVK